One Phycisphaerae bacterium genomic region harbors:
- a CDS encoding DUF2283 domain-containing protein, translating into MKVNYDAHTDTLTIELKPGKVAESDETKPGVILDFDEEGNLLTVEVLDASKRAENPKALEFAVS; encoded by the coding sequence ATGAAGGTGAACTACGACGCTCATACCGATACGCTGACCATCGAACTGAAACCGGGCAAGGTGGCAGAGAGTGACGAGACCAAGCCGGGGGTGATCCTGGATTTTGACGAGGAAGGCAACTTGCTCACCGTGGAGGTCCTGGACGCCTCGAAACGGGCGGAGAATCCCAAGGCCCTGGAATTCGCCGTCTCGTGA
- a CDS encoding DUF4258 domain-containing protein produces MDLRTAILTEHATARMAKRGISSDTVRALLEGCESVTPVRLGRVVVQGVIGGQLLRVFVDVDRHPPEVVTVYSTSKIEKYRRSP; encoded by the coding sequence ATGGACTTGAGGACCGCCATTCTGACAGAGCACGCGACGGCTCGTATGGCCAAGCGTGGGATCTCGTCGGACACGGTGCGAGCACTGTTGGAGGGGTGTGAGTCCGTCACGCCGGTTCGGCTTGGACGCGTCGTTGTCCAGGGGGTGATCGGTGGGCAGTTGCTGCGCGTATTTGTTGATGTGGACCGTCACCCACCGGAGGTAGTCACCGTCTATTCGACGAGCAAGATTGAAAAGTACAGGAGATCGCCATGA